The Armatimonadota bacterium DNA window ACTTTCACCTTGCGGGAGGCGCACGCAACGCAATTGAGAAGATCTCGTTCCAGAGGCTCTTAAAGATTCCTAGCCTCAAATCGATCTTGGTCGTCGATCCTGAGTTCGCAGAATCACAGAAAGGGTCAATCGTCAGGTTCATCCCAGACGCGGCTTATATCGAGTTCGTAGATACCGAGCGATCACTACGGCGAGAGCTTGGAATTCAGCCTGAACAGCGTGTTTGCCTGATGTTCGGATCATTGACTCCACGAAAGGGAGTTGCAGAATTTCTGTCCGCGTTGGATTCGCCCGAGTGCCACCAAGATGTCGTTGGGTTGCTCGTCGGCAAGCAAGACGATGACGTTCAAAAATTGCTGCGCGAGAATCGGGCAACGCGACTAATCGAATCCGACCGGCTTTTCGTCTTGCCTGGATTTGCAGACAATGAAGTCCAATCGATGGCATTTACAGAATGCGATTGCGTCTGGGCGGGGTACATCGACTGGTTGGGTGGCAGCGGAGTCCTGGTCCAGGCAGCTGCGTCAGGAAAGCCCATTCTCGCGAACAAAGACGGTCATGTCGGGAAGGAAGTCCTCCAAAACGGTCTTGGCTTGGCAGTGGATATCCTCAATCCTGAAATGACCTCGCAAGCGTTGAACCAGTTGACCTCGCAAGCGTTGAACCAGTTGACATCGAAGGCGGAACAATACAAGGATGCTGGTTTGGCTTATGCGAAGGATCGTACGATTGAAACCTTTGCCAAAAGCGTCGTAGAATCCATTGAAGGGTGCGCCCAATGAGTGAACTGGATCCAAGAAAGAGAATTATCTTGAAGGCGGTGATTGTCGAGTACGTCGCCGAGGGAGAGCCAGTAGGCTCCGAACTGATTGCGACCAAATACGATCTTGGCGTGCGTGGCGCGACCGTTCGAAACGAGCTCGCCGAAATGAGTGAGATGGGATTGCTGGAGCAGCCTCACACGAGT harbors:
- a CDS encoding glycosyltransferase family 4 protein, with the translated sequence MSLKIAIFQPEPDGHHLVYVRYILGPLLAAGHTVTLVTTDRVIESVAFEMIKERFEGQFSIVKMEDVPTPESAGIREKLRGQFGRWKAYNKAYLSLPKQDAIFMVNLDRADHAMAVKGSPFGPSPYTGFLFGRHFHLAGGARNAIEKISFQRLLKIPSLKSILVVDPEFAESQKGSIVRFIPDAAYIEFVDTERSLRRELGIQPEQRVCLMFGSLTPRKGVAEFLSALDSPECHQDVVGLLVGKQDDDVQKLLRENRATRLIESDRLFVLPGFADNEVQSMAFTECDCVWAGYIDWLGGSGVLVQAAASGKPILANKDGHVGKEVLQNGLGLAVDILNPEMTSQALNQLTSQALNQLTSKAEQYKDAGLAYAKDRTIETFAKSVVESIEGCAQ